Genomic DNA from Epinephelus fuscoguttatus linkage group LG14, E.fuscoguttatus.final_Chr_v1:
taaactgaaaaatatttgcatGTCTTTAAAGATGTTTTCATGGGTAATGTTTAAGGTTCACTGGTAGAAAGTAGTATATTTAATctagtactgtacttaagtacaaattcaacataattGTACTTTAtgtgagtatttccattttatgcaacATTATACATCTGCTCTACATCTCAGGGGCgaatattgtactttttgcCAGTaggggagagaggggaaagCCTCTGGGGGCTCCAGCACTAATCTTTTAGGTTTATAAAATACATTCAACTGTGTGACATTTCCCCTCAGTCTCTCTGACTAGTCTGGCAATTCAACTGCTTCTCTATTAGTAATGTCGTTTCagcacgttctcatcccaagtcatcacatatcCCAACTTTCTCCTCTTGTGTCATGTTACAAGCACTGGAACCAGTGTCAGGgcgtcaacaaaagcacatggtgaaGTTAAGGCATGTGCTTAGGtttagataaaaacatcatggtttacaggaagtgaacaccagcctcccaggtgaaagtcaggggcttgtttgacccatccaccgtCCCTCCCACCCAACCTGTCGTGATTTTCCAGCTGCATATATGACATTGCTGCTGGCAGTGTTTCAACCTGAcagtagtctctatatacagactctacattcagtgaatgtagagtctgtaggcaaaccccggagatcttgcctccggaagaagagcggaagagccctggtttccggtgctaggctgtttgtagtccgcgtgatattgaccaatcacgtttgagccggctgcagttgttgccaggttaagcggtccgtgcggtgaactaacgaggcagaacataattggcgtcactgcaaactctgaatccatcgcaatggttcagtttatttacttatatataaacgtcggaaacggaaattcgcctcctccacccaaatcaaaccggaatgccaaaaaatcaggggtctgccaCCACAGGCTGTATCACCGTCTgacggaagtcagacgccggaTACAGCCTCTGGGTTCTGAGAATGACCTGACAGTGTCCAGTGGTGTATCATACCGCCGCAACAGGTGCCGTGTGACCATGTTATGAACTGATGCTTCCTGTCCATGTATTGTACTGCTGTGACAGGTGCTGTCTGGCCAACTGGTGGCTTATCATAACACTGCAAAAGGTTTGGTCCAGTATCACACTGCTGTGAAAGGTGGCTTTAGGTGTATGACACCGAAAGAACTGACAAAGCAACAgtacttgatgactttggaataaGAACAGGCTAGCTGTTTACACCAAACTCCTACTTAACAATTGTTATGTAACTCAAAAATGGTAACGTCAGAgaatttttgcctctttttctttgtcaacAGTGAAAATTAGTCATCCTCAGTATCTGCTGTGTTatggtttcagaatgatgaagacagttggGGAACAATTACATTCAAAAAACCTTGCAGGATCAACAGGATGACTTTTCTTCTTCAGCAGCTATCAAGGTTTTCCAAAACAATGTACAGATTTTTAGACATTCTATCATCTCAAAGTGCATGTACCTGCCATAAAAGGAAATCGCATGCCTTTGACCCCCCTTAAGTTTGGGCTAAGCCCCGAGTGTTTGCAAGATCTGGCTTTGCCCTGGCTATTTACTCCACTCATTTTTGTGTGGCAGCTGGTCTCCTTTGAGGTTTTGGTGTTTCACAGCCTTCATGTgcagtgaaaaccatgtatctctaAATCTGTTTGGAATTTTTCAGATTAACTGAAGGATTAAGTATTCCTTTGTGGGCTGTTAAGGAAATTCTCCTACTTTCTAAgataaataaactctttaaaaaccctcttggatTCAGCTGGAAAATGCGTCCTCACAAAGCTGAAACAGGGCTGCTTTTTCTGAGCTCATGAAAAGTTGACTGTAGGACATATGTGTATCTCACAAGATAGCCACactacaaacatatgatgattTATACTgtagaatatgatgcattgctgtagagtGAACTACCCAGTAGTATTTTAAGTAGTTAATTCAACCCAGAAACATCCTTTATAATAGTGAAACACTGAACAGTGACCAtgggggcggcacagtggtgcagcaAGAAgattcctggttcaaacccaagGTGGGCAGTTCGAACTCGAGCTTcgagcttgcatgttctctccatgtcagtgtgggtcctttctgggtactccggcttcctccctcagttcaaagacatgtaagtcaggttaattggtgactctaatttgCCCATAGGTGTGTACCTGAATTTGTTCATACATtgcaaacaaatttaaaactgcctcaggctttctgtATGCACAATTGTGAAGGCCCTGCTGTCttggaaaatgtaaaaacacacctTTTAATTAAATCCATAGTATATTAAAACTGCAttaatcaaaaaatgttttgataaagAAAAATTAACTCAGCCTCTCAGCTGTTTCTGACCGCAAAGACATtcacagatgctcaccaacgaCCCCACACTAAggtgtcagggccttaatatGTGCGTGTACACAACTTTATTGCTTTCTCCATGATACACCTCCAggcacacatactgtactttcTGTTGAGAAATAGGTGGCAGTGTGCAAATAGTGGGCATGCACCTGTCAATTACAGTGACTCTGATTTACAAACATGTCATGATGGTAGGAACAAATTGGTCAGCACATTCGCGTCATTAATCCAACAGTAGTTTTGTGTGCACACTTGTTTTATACGCAGAGTAGGAACATTTCTGTGCACACattggtgaatgaggcccacTGAGTGATACAACGTTTGATACTTAAAGTAAATTTTACACATGTGGTGGTGCATTTTCATAGTGTGTTATCAGTACTTTTACCTAACTAATATCTGAACACTTCGTCCAACAGTGGTGGGGTTGAGTCAAAGTATTAGAGACAAGGTATCAGAAAGTTTTTAGACAGACTAACCGATTGCTGGTTTTGGACCTTTAATGACATTTGATGACAGTAACAAAAACTTTTGCTCAGTGAGAATTACCTCACATTTgaagccaacacattctcactccgaccttgtctcatattgacatttggtcatggactttccacctCCAGATACAAAGTAaaaagtaccctgggtgcgttggaggttgacattctgggacgccatgtcaagttatggtgttacatgcattgtcttctttcaaaatacacttccgtttacacaggaaatgtaccatttacgtacagtctctttcaaaataaaggcacgaCGGCGGGAAAACACcgcaaattattattttttcccttcaacaacgaACGtacatggttgggttcaggaaaaaagaacagggcttGGCTTTGTAATcctatgggacacaaacaccactctcccgggtgaaagtctgtgtttgttggacccatccgcccaccccactcagacttttgtttccttaactttcgttgttgtcccgTTACGTTTCCCCCTGATACTGCTAAGCACCATTAAACTGTAACAGCTACTGGCCGAgcatcatgctgatgttaaaggatggctttttcgtCAATATCTGACGATgcaagtcactgtccaagccctggattttgacgactttggagtgagattgGGTTGTTGAAGCAGTATCTATAACTGAGTTGTTATCTTCTGGGTCATATCCTACTGTTTAATGTCTAACTGTTAAGTTAACCACAAGGGAGTTATATTAAGTCCTATACTTTATTTACCTACACCACATCTTCATCTTTGCTCTTCTTCTTTACCTGGAAGAATAGAACAACCTGATTGACATTTGCTTTCCCTGTTCTAGTAATGAAGCAGTAGAGGAGAGGGTCTGCAAGGCAGTTGAGGGTTGAGACAGCTATGCTGAACTTGAACGGATAATGGAGCCATGCAACTTTCCTGCAGTCTTCCACTAGTGTGCGGAGGAGCATCATAACATGGATAGGTCCAAAGCAGAGCACAAGGCAGAGCAGAACTACCGTCAGCAGCTTTGAAATCCGCTTACATTCCTGTTCCTCTGTGGCCTGATTGGATTTCACCGCCTTACAGATCCCCCAGGTGGAAAACATCACCAGGAGAACGGGGACAATGAAGCCCAGGATGAAGCGTGCTACATTAGCCCGAGCCAGGCTCTCTGACTGTGGGAGGGAGACATCGAAGCACACTGAAAACTTGTTGTTCTCATGGTATGAGTCCTCCCAGGTGATAGTGAAGGCGTTGAAACAGACCACCAGCACCCAAATAGCAACActgactgctgctgcagtgctAACTTTCCTCAAGAAAGTATACTTTAATGGGTGAACCACTGCCAGGTAGCGGTCGACAGCAatgcagcagaggagagcaTCGCTGGTGTAGAAGTTAGTGAAGAGAAAGTAgacagacagcacacacacgTAGCCTCCATGAGCCCAAACTCCTTTCCACAGGAAGTCCAGCCACAGCGAAAGGCCGATAGTGAAGGTCAGGTCACTCAGGGCCAAGTTGAACAGATACACACCGAGCTCGTTCTTCTGTCTGATGTGCTGCCAGGACACGTAGAGGGAGAAGGCGTTGGATGGGATGGCAGTGACGATGATAGCCAtatagaaaaacagaaatggcCTCCTCCTGTATTCGCTGTCAATCGTGTAGCATTCTGAATGGTTGGAGGCCAGGGTTAGGTTTTCCATTGTGGATGTGGCGTTCATGTGTTCACACCTTGTAGAGAGACATGGAAAGAAATAAGGATGGAATACAAAAATGCACTGAACACCTAAACGCTGAGATTTTGCACTTTAAAGGTGAACACCACccaaattaagaattccaatctGTTTTTTCCATGGCCAAGGAAACTTAAATTATTtctgagctactctctctcaaggccagaaaccagagaagtctcaaactgtgatgtcatagggtataaagtctgaagctgcttcatagacaatgaaaaggagactgattttgtggacccacttaatgtttgatttctttgtctttgtacccaaatgagctttattttattgtactgttctcagttctgaaacagaaaatgtacccataacTCAGagcattcccctgggtgctctcagtgtcatctaacATCTTCCCCAATCCATGGTCTATCCTCCTGGACACTCTGTGTCCTCATATTTGCCGGACATCACATTTCGGACTTGACCCTATATTTTATTCTGCGTAACTCAGACCCATTGTCCTCGATTGtagacactttttgtgccatctagtggtagtaagagcacagtacactaatccatgtaaaaacaaaatggcagccatctctgccaggtcagtctgcagccgatcccgacacaaatgtggacaaggtccaaaacctgatcacattttatggttgaaacctGTTTAGTTATGATTGATAATGATTGTAGTTTGATataacaaatttgaccaatttaaggaacactgttaattaggaagtactcgtttgaagacattgggacgttattattgtctcgttttAGGACACTGcgactttattatcattgacagtgtttagttttgttGTACTTATCAGGTTCTATTGATCCAAAATAggataaattaaaaatgcatacaaaacaaaagttccagtctcaggaggatatggaGAAGGTTCagactttatatatttttttattttatgacatcacaaaatTGAGTTTTAGCAGACATTtcttggatttgggagagagtttatttttactaatatttttggactatCTTAGATCATGGGAATAAGGTGTatcaattttgaaaatgggtgtagttccccTTTTAGTTCAATTTACTGTGAGAACAACTGAATAATGTCTTCTGTGGTGGTGTTGGCAGCTTTTTAAAGTCTGAAAATTGAGGGAACATTTAATcccctttgtttttcttgcatgcctctggtgaacaaagaattccaaaatagagaaaattcttgatgaattgaagtaataATGGTCTGCAGCCAAACTATATTAAAGTAtcactttaaaaactctcccacaactcatgcagtatattCCAACTCTTATTTATCTAGTTGCATGCTCAGTAGCCTACTTCTTAAACAGACAGTCCTGTCCAACAAGGAacctgaactaaaagtgaaacctAATCTATGCTCTCTTTGAAACCAGACTCCAGTGacacaaatagtcattttatcTCGCTGAAAAACGGAGCtgttggtctaccactgcctttatgagtttgtttgtttgtgttattgtgtgactttggtgaatctgagcTGTAGCTACAGCTATAGCTGTAGTTAAACACTCTGACTTCAGATTATCAAGAATTTAGATTTTTCGTTCAGAGGCATGCAAGACAAACatattcttcatgaattcaccATACAGAGTGAAAAAATCATTTGGGGGCTAAAATGGTCCTTTTAAGGGTATTTAGCACTTCTATTGAAAGATGCTATTGAGTTGCATCATGGGAACTGGATTTAGGCTTGACCCAACGTATTCAATCGCTGACCTGACTTTTTGAAGTACCACTTGGGGAGTTTTACTGGCTTTAGCAACTTTAATTACAAATTGCTTCACCTTACTGTTGAATGTTAGGTCTTGGAGATTTGTTTCCACCTCCCAGGAAACTTTTGGTGTTACATTTCAGTAAATTTGGAAAATCAGCTTGCAGGATGTAACTTTgatctttatttgtttatttttttgtttaaaggagcaataagtgaaattcatcatttctagattgaaagAATTAAAatattgctatgtgaagaactagaggtgtaatttcatctggagtatagcatgacctcacacaccctctctctgtgttgatctccagcccattgtttacaagccggtccggctgcgcgttcatgtatgttcatgtgaatccccccccccaatcctcctcctccctcctctcggggcccttggccctccctccctatgaAAAGGCTACAGCCGGTGAGCAATGGCAGCACGT
This window encodes:
- the LOC125901092 gene encoding psychosine receptor-like, whose protein sequence is MNATSTMENLTLASNHSECYTIDSEYRRRPFLFFYMAIIVTAIPSNAFSLYVSWQHIRQKNELGVYLFNLALSDLTFTIGLSLWLDFLWKGVWAHGGYVCVLSVYFLFTNFYTSDALLCCIAVDRYLAVVHPLKYTFLRKVSTAAAVSVAIWVLVVCFNAFTITWEDSYHENNKFSVCFDVSLPQSESLARANVARFILGFIVPVLLVMFSTWGICKAVKSNQATEEQECKRISKLLTVVLLCLVLCFGPIHVMMLLRTLVEDCRKVAWLHYPFKFSIAVSTLNCLADPLLYCFITRTGKANVNQVVLFFQVKKKSKDEDVV